The Bacteroidia bacterium genomic interval AAACTTGACATTGCAAGCTCTTTGCAAGATCCAGTAAATCAGAAGGCTTTCTCTATGATCCAGAGTTTGTATATGCCGAGATTGTTGGCAAGGAGGAAGTAAGACGGTCTTAGCGGTGTGTTTGTGTTTTAGCCTGATAAAAAAGCTACTCTAATACCCCTAACACACAAACACCCTAGTACTACATTAAAGCTCACTATACTTCGTATTCGATCCCTTAGACTTATCCACCGGATACTTAATCCCATTCTTCACAATCTTTTCTTCGACAATTTTTTCCACATCCAGTCCATAACAATCCGCCATAAGAAAAGCATAGGCAAAGACATCGGCTAATTCTTCTTTGAGCTTGGGCAGATCTACT includes:
- a CDS encoding nucleotide pyrophosphohydrolase: MNPLEKLQQKLIDFRNERDWKQFHNGKDLALALSIEAAELNELFLWKDPSEVDLPKLKEELADVFAYAFLMADCYGLDVEKIVEEKIVKNGIKYPVDKSKGSNTKYSEL